GCGCAGGACGAGGCGACGATCGTCCATGCCGAGGCGCTGCGTGACCGGGCCATGGCCGGAAACCAGGCCCTGGCCATCGTCACCGACATTACCACCCGGTTCGGTCCGCGTCCGGCGGGGTCGGAGGCCGAGCAGGCCGCCGCCGCCTGGGCTGCGGACTATATGCGGGCCAACGGGTTCCAGAACGTCCGCATCGAGACCTTCCCGCTGATCGGCTGGGAGCGCGGCGAGCAGGGCGGAGCCATCACAGGACCCCGGCCGCAGCCGCTGGTCGTGGCGGCTCTTGGCCACTCTCCAGCCACCCCCGCAGAAGGTGTGGAGGCCCAGGTCGTGCGGTTTACGTCGCTGGAGGCCCTTCAGGCGGCACCAGAGACGGCGGTTCGCGGCAAGATCGTCTTCATCGACATGGGCCAGATGCGTCCCATGCAGGACGGCTCGGGCTATGGTCCTCAGACCCGCGTGCGGGGCGGGGCCCCCGCCGTGGCGGCGGCCAAGGGGGCTGTGGCCTTCATCATGCGCTCGGCCGGGACCGATGAAGACCGAATGCCGCATACCGGCACCACGCGTTATGTCGAGGGGCGACCGACCCTGCCATCCTTTGCGTTGTCGGCCCCGGATGCGGATCAGCTCAGCCGACTGATCGTCATGGGAGAACCGGTCACGGTGCGGCTGTTTTCGAGCGCCCGGACCTATGAGACGACGTCGCAGAATGTGATGGGCGATCTGCCGGGTCGGACGCGGCCGAACGAGATCATCGTGCTGGGCTCGCATCTGGACAGCTGGGATCTGGGTACCGGCGCGGTCGACGACGCGGCGGGCGGGGCCATCACCCTTGCGGCGGCCCTGACGATCCAGGCGGGCGGACGTCGACCTGCGCGCACCCTTCGCGTCATCCTGTACGGATCAGAGGAGGTGGCCCAGCCCACGGCTGCGACCGGCGACGGCGGCGGTGTCTATGTGCGCAACCTGGGCGAGGCGGTGGCCGACCATGTGGTGGCGGGCGAAAGCGATTTCGGCGCGGACCGGGTGTATGCGCTACGTCTGCCGCCCGGTGCGCAAGGATCGGCGTTCCAGCAGGCGGCCACCCGGGTGCTGTACCCGATCGGCGTTCTGGCCTCCAACACGCCCGAACTGAGCGGCGGCGTCGACATCGGCCCTCTGGCCCGGGCCGGTGTTCCGGTATTCACCCTGGCGCAGGACGGGACGCGGTATTTTGATCTGCACCACACAGCCAACGATACCCTGGACAAGATCGACCCGGATCAGCTGACCCAGAACGTCGCGGCCTGGGCTGGGCTGATCTGGCTGATCGCCGATTCTGAGGTGGATTTCCGGGCTATGCGACCGGCCGAATAGCCCAGCCCGCCCTAGCCCAGCACGAAGCGCACCGTCTGGCGGCCACGCGCGCCGATCATGTCGGCGTGCAGCACCGGATCATAGCGGTAGCGGTCCACCAGGCGCAGGGCGGCCGCCCCAAAGCCGGACCCAACCGGGCTTTCCTGAATGATCTGGCAATCGCCTATGCGGCCGGTGTCCAGGAAGACGCAGTCCAGGACGGCATACCCCTCAAGTTCCTGTTGCATGGCGGCAGGCGGATAGACGTCCAGAAGATCGCGACCGCCGGGGGTGGCCAGCCATCGGAACGTCTCGCCATTGGCCTGGGTAAAGCCGCTTGGAACCACTACATCCGACCGGATTGCCGGGTTTGTCGTGCAGGCGGTCAGGGCCGCCAAGGCGGCAACGGTCATCGCAATATGTCGCATTGGGCGTCTCCTTGAGCGGATTGAACCCCTGAAATTGCTGCTGGTTCAGCGCAGCCTCTAGCACGCGGCGGCGCACCGCTTTAGGTCTGGTGCAGCCGCGAGCGTGGCGAAACTGGTAGACGCAAGGGACTTAAAATCCCTCGGCCTCGGTCATGCGGGTTCGATCCCCGCCGCTCGCACCACCGCCCGAAGGCCTGCGGGCTTCAGAGACCCGGGAGCTTGATACCGCCCGAGCGGCGCGGGGCGATGACGATGGCCGTCTCGGCACCGGTCAGGGCGCGCAGACGTTCGGCCTCGGTGGTGGCGTCGATGGTGACGGCACCCTGTGCACCCGGCGTCGTCGTGGCCGCCTGGCTGGCGCTGTCGTCGCGCCGCCAGAACATGACCCGATCAGCCCAGTTCTCATCCTTGTGCGCCAGGTCACCGAATTCGTCGTCGATGACATAGCGGGCCAGAGGATCGGCGCGTTCGGCACCGGCCTGAGCCACCAGAGCCTGTTCGCCCGGCGTGCGCGTGACGGCTTGGCGCTGACCCAGCAGAATCTGGCGGGCGGCGCTTTCGGGGGCCAGTTCCTGGGGCCGGGGCTGGCCGGGGGCCGGCGGACGCAGGCCGTATTCCGGCGGCAGCGACAGCGGGGCGGTGGATACGGTCAGGAACTCATCCGGCGTGATCTTGCTGAGGCCGATGCTTTGGCCAAAGCCGCCGCCACAGGCCGCCAGAGACGCGCTGGACAGGGTCAGCAGGGACAGGGTGGCAAGGCTGCGAATTCGCATGGGATCGGTCGGCTCCGAGAACGTGCGGCAGGGTGGGCACACACGGATGGGAAAGGGTGATTACGACTTTTCGACGGCTGCGCCAACCTTAGCCGCTCGTTCCGAGAGAAGGCTGTCCAGGATGAGCAGCACCACGCCGACGGTGATGGCGCTGTCGGCGACGTTGAAGATCCACGGGAACAGACCCGTTCCCGAAAAATCGAGGAAGTCGACCACGCCACCAAACCGGATGCGGTCGATGACATTGCCCAGAGCCCCGCCCATGACCAGGCCGATGGCGCTGATCAGCAGGCGGCGATCGGTGCGGGTCGCCCACACGGCCAGGACGCCGGCCACGATCAGGGAAAAGACGCTGAGCACCCAGCGTGCCGAACCACCGCCGAACAGTCCGAAACTGACGCCGTCGTTCAGCACGAAAGTCAGGTTGAACAGGGGCGGGGCCACCTCGTGCAGTAGATAGCCGTCGGGAATCTGGCTGACGCTGGCATCGACGCCTGCCAGGACCCAGGCCTTGGTCAGTTGATCGATCACGATGATGGCCAGGGCAAAGCCATAGGCGGCCCAGGCGATGCGGGGGATGTTGGCGACAGGTTTCATGCAGGGCGGGGGTTAGCAGGTCGGAAGGGGCGGGCGAAGAGGCAAAATCGCCCCGACCGCTCCCGTCAACCCGCCGACATGCTGGCGGGGGTCTGCTTGTCCTTCAAGGTGACCAGTTCCTCGGCCATGGTCGGGTGGACGGCGCACGTCGCATCCCACTGGGCCTTGGTCAGTCCGGCCTTCACCGCGATGGCGGCCAGCTGGATCATCTCGGGGCTTTCCGGGCCGACGATGTGGACCCCGACCACGCGCTGGGTCTCGGCATCGACCACCAGCTTCATCAACACCCGCTCGTCCGAGCCGGTGAAGGCGTATTTCATCGGGCGGAACCGGGTCAGATAGACGTCGACGCCCTTGGCGCAGGTGTGCCTGGCCTCGGCCTCGGTCAGGCCGACTACGCCGACGGGCGGCTGGCTGAAGACCGCGCTGGCCACAGCCTCATAGTCGAAGGCGGTGGGGGTGTCGCGATACACGGTCTGGTGGAAGGCGACCGCCTCTCGGATGGCGACGGGGGTCAGGTTGATCCGGTCGGTGACGTCGCCGATGGCCCAGATATTGTCGGCGGTCGTCCTTGAATAAGTATCGACCTGGATCGCGCCCTTGTCGTTCAGCGCCACTCCGGCGGTTTCTAGGCCCAGATCCTTGACGTGCGGCACACGCCCAGTGGCGAACATGACCACGTCGGTCTCGATCGCCATGCCGTTTTCCAGGTGGTTGACGATGCCGGTTTCGGTCTTTTCCAGCTTCTCGTGCTGGCAGCCCAGGATGACCTTGACGCCGCGCTTCTCGATCTCGCCGGCCAGATGGGCACGCACGTCGTCGTCGAAACCGCGCAGGATGTTGGGCCCGCGATAGATCAGGGTGGTCTCGACGCCTAGGCCGGCGAAGATGCCCGCGAACTCCACCGCGATGTAGCCGCCGCCCGCGATCAGGATCCGCTTGGGCAGTTCGGGCAGGTGGAAGGCCTCTTCCGAGGTAATGGCGTGTTCGATGCCGGGCAGGTTGTCGGGCACCCAGGGACGGCCGCCGGTGGCGATCAGGATGCGTTCGGCGGTGATCGTCTGATCCTTGCCCAGGATCTCGATGGTGTGGGCATCGCGAAGCACGGCGCGGCCGTGGATCAGCTCGACCCCCGCCTTGCCCAGATTGGCGGCATAGATGCCGGACAGGCGAGCAATCTCGACGTCCTTGGCCTGGAGGAAGGTGGGCCAGTCAAAGCGGGCGTTGTCGAACGACCAGCCATAGCCTTCGGCGATATGCAGGGCGTGGCTGACCTCGGAGGCCATGACCATGAATTTCTTGGGTACGCAGCCGCGGATCACGCAGGTGCCGCCCACGCGGTGCTCCTCGGCGATGGCCACGCGCTTGCCGTCCAGCGCCGTCAGCCGCGCCGCCCGCACCCCGCCCGAGCCCGCACCGATGACGAAGAGGTCGTAGTCGTAGGTGGTCATGGCGGGTCCGGTGAAAAACACAGTCCACTGAGTCCACTGAGTCCGCTTGCGGAGGTCAGCCGGCTGCGTGGGGTGACCCGCGAGGTAGGGGCCGCTTCGCTTCGCGGCAAGAGCAGGCGCGCGCGAGACTTCTATTCCAGATCGAAAATCAGCAGGCGTTCAAGACCTTTCTGGGCGGGCATCTCACGGTAGCGGGACTGGGCCCCGCCTGCGTGGGGAAGGGGAGGGGCCTTAAGGCAGCAACCGCTCCACACCGTTGTCGTCGGTGCCGACGATCGCCTCATCCGCCAGATCAAGAAACAGGCCGTGTTCGACCACGCCGGTAATCAGCTTCAGGTCGTCGGCCAGGCGGGCGGGGTCGTGGATGGCCAGGCAGCGGGCGTCATAGATGACATTGCCGCCGTCGGTGCGCACCACGCCGCGCTCGGCCTGACGCAGGCGGGCGGGCTGGCTGATGTCGTGGTCGATCAGGACGTCGGCGATGCGGTTGCCGGTGGTCTTGTGGCCGAAGGCGACGACCTCGATCGGCAGGGGGAAGGCCCCCAGCACCGGCACCACCTTGGCCGCGTCGGCGATGACGATGCAGCGGCTGGACGCCTCCCACACCAGTTTCTCGCGCAACAGGGCCGCGCCGCCACCCTTGATCAGGGCCAGACCCGGCCCGATCTCGTCGGCTCCGTCGACGGTCAGGTCGATGCGAGGCGTGTCCTCCAGCGTCGACAGGGTCAGGCCAAGCTCGCGGGCCAGGTCGGCCGTCGCCTCCGACGTGGGGACGCAGCGCAGGCCAGCCAGGTCCCGCGCCGCCAGCGCCTTGACGAACCAGGCCGCTGTTGAGCCGGTACCCAGGCCCACGACCATGCCCGGTTCGACATGCAGGGCGGCGGCTTCGCCAGCACGGCGTTTCTGATCGTCGGCGCTCATCGGGACTTCTCCGCCTTCTTCGCCCGCATCGTCGCCATGAAGCGGGTGGCCCAGCCGGGCTTGGTGGTCTGGGGGGCGCGGGCCAGGGCGAGGTCGCCTGGGGGGACGTCGCGGGTGATGACCGAGCCGGACCCGACCATGGCTCCGGCCCCGATCGTGACCGGCGCGACCAGGGCGCTGTTGGAACCGACAAAGGCCCCGTCCTCGACCGTCGTGCGGTGTTTGAACACGCCGTCGTAGTTGCAGAAGATGGTGCCCGCGCCGATGTTGGCCGCCGCCCCGACCGTGCCGTCGCCCAGATAGGCCAGGTGGTTGGCCTTTGACCCCTTCGCCATGGCGACGTTCTTCACCTCGACGAAATTGCCGACCTTGACGTCTTCGCCAAGGGCCGCGCCGGGGCGCAGCCGGGCATAGGGGCCGACCTCGGCGCCGGAGGCGACGGTGGCCCCCTCGATATGGCTGAAGGAGCGGATGCGGGCGTTGGCCGCGATCACCGCGCCGGGGCCAAAGACGACATAGGGCTCGATCACCGTGCCGGGACCGACCTGGGTGTCCCAGGCGAAATGGACGGTGTCCGGGGCGCTCATGGTGACGCCGGCGGCCAGGAAGGCGTCGCGCTGCACCGACTGGAACAGGGCCTCGGCCTGTGCCAGTTCGGCCTGGGCATTGACGCCCATGACCGAGTCTTCGGCGGCGAAGACGGCGCGGGTAGGGGCCCCGCGCTGACGCGCCAGGGCGACGACGTCAGTCAGGTAATATTCCCCCTTTGCATTGTCGTTGCGCACCTCGCCCAGCAGGTCGAACAGCAGGGCGGCGGGGGCGGCCATGACGCCAGAGTTGCAGGCGGTCAGGGCCAGGACCTCGGGGCTGGCCTCCTTGGCCTCGGTGATGGCGGCCAGGGTGTCGCCCTCCATGACCAGTCGGCCATAGGCACCGGGGTCCCGGGCCTCGAAGCCGATCACGGTGACGCCGTCGGCCGAGGCGAAGACCGGCTCGATGTCTGCAGCCTTCAGCAGCGGAACGTCGCCATAGGTGACCACGACCTGACCTTCGAACCCGGCCAGGGCCGCTTGCGCGCAGCGGACGGCGTGGCCGGTGCCCTGGGGCGGGTCCTGAACGGCGATGGCCGCTTCACCCAGCCGGGCCACGACATGGGCGCGAACCTGCGGCGAATGCTCGCCCACCACGACGATGATGGGGTCGCAGCCCAGCGCCTGGGCCGCGTCGATGGCGTGGTCCAGCATGGCACGGCGCCCGACCGGATGCAGAACCTTGGGCAGGGGCGACTTCATCCGCGTGCCCTGTCCGGCGGCAAGGATGATGGCGGCGCGGGGGGCGCTATGGCTGGTCATGAATCGATCCGACGGCTAGGGCTCCGGCGCGGTCTAGCCCATCGGCGGGGCGAACGGGAGATGGGTATGGTCACGCGCGATCTGGAAGGCTGGACCATCGCCTTCGACCTGGACGGGACCCTGGTCGAGAGCGCGCCGGACCTGATCGGGACGCTGAACCGGCTACTGGTCCTGGAAGGATTGCCGACGCGGCCTGTGGAGGCGGCGCGCCATCTCGTCGGCCATGGAGCGATGGCCCTGCTGAAGGACGGGTTCCGCGAGGCGGGGGCCGAATGGGACGCGGCGCGGGCGCCTGAGTTGCTGGACGCGTTCATCGCCGACTATCGGCTGCATCTTGCTGATCACAGCCACGCCTTCGACGGGGTGGCGGCGGCCCTGGACGCGCTAAGCGCGCGCGGGGCGATCCTGTGCGTGGCGACGAACAAGCGGACGGATCTGTCGGTGGCCCTGATCGAGGCCTTGGGTCTGACACGGCATTTCGCGGCCATCGTGGGGCCCGATGCGGTCAGCGCGCGCAAGCCCGACGGGGCCCATATCCGCGAGGCGGTGACCTTGGCCGGGGGCGATCCGGCCCGCGCCATCATGGTGGGCGACAGCATCACGGACACGGCGGCGGCCCTCAATGCGGGCGTGCCCTGTGTGATGGTCAGCTTCGGCTATACCGACCGGCCCGCCGGTGAGTTGGGCGGGACCTGTGTGATCGATGCCTATGGCGAGCTGGCCGAGGCCGTGACCGGAATCACCGGGCGGGCCTGACCTCCAGCAGTTCCACCTTGAAGATGAGGGTGGAGTTCGGCGGGATCTCGCCTCCGACCCAGCGTGAGCCATAGGCCAGGTCGGCGGGGATGACGAACCAGAAGGTCTCGCCCTCGCGCATCAGGGCCACCCCTTCGGTCCAGCCCTTGATGACCCGGTTCAGCGGAAACTCGGCCGGTTCGCCACGGCCATAGGAACTGTCAAACTCAGTCCCGTCGATGAACGTGCCTTGATAGTGGACCTTGACCGTGTCGGTGGCCGCGGGCTGGCGACCGGACGGATTGGCGCGTCCTTCGCGGCGGTATTGCAGACCAGAGTCCGTGGTCGTCCAGCCGCGCCGGGCCCCGCTCCAGGCCAGATAGGCGGCCTGGCCCGCCTCCCACTCCGCCGGGGTGGAATGGGGGCGCGCTTCCTGAGCTGCAGCGGCAGAGGCGAACAGGGTCAGGGCGGCAGCGGCGAGGGCAGTCAGGGCGCGTGTCATGGCTTGACGGTATGGGCCGCCGCGACCGCACGCAATCCCTGAAAACCTGATCTATTCCGACAGGATGGCGCCGTTCGAGGCGATGATGTCGGCGTACAACAGGCCCGAATCCTTGATCGTGCGTTCCTGGGTCGCGAAATTGACGTGGGTGATGCCGAACCGCTTCGAATAGCCCAGCGACCATTCCAGATTGTCCAGCAGGGACCAGGCCATATAGCCGCGCAGGTCAACGCCCTTGCCGATGGCGTCATGGGCCGCGCGCAGGTGGGTTTTCAGATACTGGACCCGCATCGGATCATGGATCCGGCCATCGATGGCGTGAGGCGGGTCGTACCAGGCGGATCCGTTCTCGGTAATCATCAGCGGCAGGCCGCCCGTCTGCTCGTGCAGCCACACCAGGGTGTCGGTCAGTGCGGGGGGATAGACTTCCCAACCGGTCTCGGTGTGGGCGTGCTGGACTTGCTTGACGGGGCGCGAGCGGGTCGGCCAGGCGTCGGGCGCGTTCTCGGGCACCGAACGGGTGTACCAGTTCAGCCCCATCCAGTCCGTGGGGGTGGCGATCAGGTCGAAGTCTTTCTGGGGGAACTCGCGGTAGGCCTCGCCATAGACGTCCTTGAGTTCCTCGGGATAGCCGCGGCCCATAAGGGGGTCGAGGAACCAGCGGTTCATCTGGGCTTCGGCGCGCTTGCGGGCGGCCTCGTCCTCGGGCTTGTCGCTGGCGGGGTATTTCGGCTCGATGTTCAAGACGATGCCGATCTGGCCCTCGCCGACTTCCCGGAAACGGCGGACGGCAGCCCCGTGGGCGCGCAAGACGTTGTGGCCGGCGATCATCGCCTCGAAAGCCGATCGGTGACCGGGGGCCAGGGCCCCGTGCAGATAGCCGCCGTCGACGATCACCCAGGGCTCGTTGATGGTGCCCCAAGTCTTGACCCGGCCCTTGAACCGCTCGAACAGCACCTGGCCATAGTCGGCGAACCAGTCGGCGATGTCGGGGTTCAGCCAGCCGCCGCGGTCGTCCAGAGCGGCGGGCAGGTCCCAGTGATAGAGGGTGCAGAGCGGCTCGATGCCCGCCTCGATCAGGCCGTCGATCAGATTGTCGTAGAACTGCAGGCCCGCCTCGTTCAGACGGCCGGTGCCGTCCGGCATGACCCGGCTCCAGCTCACCGAGAATCGGTAGGCTTTCAGCCCCAGCCGCTTCATGATCTCGATGTCTTCGCGCCAGCGGTTGTAATGGTCGCAGGCGACGTCGCCGGTGTCGCCATCCTTCATATTGCCAGGGGTGTGGCTGAATCGGTCCCAGATGGATTCGCCCGCGCCGTCGGCCATCGACGATCCCTCGATCTGATAGGCGGCCGTCGCGGCGCCCCACAGAAAACCTTCTGGAAACGTATAGTTAGCGGTCATTGAGGCGGACCCTGATCGTGCGGGGGAGAAGGGGTGTAGCGGGCGTCTTACAGCCGGAGAGGGCGGAGTAAAGCCCCGAGGCCGTTGTCGTGTGGCCAAACTACGGCACTTGCGGGGCATATTGCTAGTGTGTCATGTAACCGATTACAGGGATCGAGTGATCCATGGCATGGACGGACCCTCGGCAAGGGGGCCGGCACCGGCGACCGGTCTGGGAGAAACAGCTTTGATCATCTGCGGGAGCCTCCTGCGCACGAAGGGCACGGCCTGATGAAGGCCGCGACCATCCGTGACGTGGCCCTGCGCGCGACGGTGTCCGTCGCGTCGGTCTCGCGCGTCCTGAACGGAGCCGGACCGGTCGCGGAGCCGACGCGCCGCCGGGTCCTGGAGGCTGTAGAGGCGCTGCAATATGTGCCGCACAGCGGGGCCCGCAGCCTGTCGACCAGCAAGACCAACACCGTCGGCGTCATCCTGCCGGACCTGTTCGGGGAGTTCTTCTCGGAGCTGATCCGCGGCCTGGACGTGGCGGCGCGTGAACACGGCTATCACCTGATCGTCTCCAGCTCTCACGACGACGCGGACGAGGCTTCGGCCGCCATCCGCTCGATGCGCGGGCGTGTGGACGGGCTGATCGTGCTGTCGCCGCACATGGATGCCGCCAATCTGGCTGCCAGCCTGGCCGGGCGCCTGCCGGTGCTGCTGATGAACGGCGGGGCAACGGACGCAGGGCGGCCCTCGATCGTGGTGGACAATCACGGCGGCGCGGTCACGGCGGTCAAGCATCTGCTGGACACCGGCCGGACCCGGATCGCCCATATCGCGGGCCCCGCGGGCAACCTTGAGGCTGAGTCGCGTCTGGCTGGATATGGCGAGGCCATGGCGCGCGCGGGCCTGGAGACGACCGTCGTCGAGGGCGACTTCACCCAGGCGTCGGGCCACCGGGCGGCGGCGCGTCTGATCGCCGATGGACAGTCGCTGGACGGACTGTTCGCCGGCAATGACATGATGGCGGTCGGAGCCCTGCTGGCCTTTCAGGAGGCGGGTCTGCGCTGTCCCGAAGACATCGCCGTGGTCGGGTTCGACGACGTGCCGATCGCCGGACTGGTGCGGCCGTCCCTGACCACCATGAGAATTCGTATCGCCGAGACCGGCCGCAGTGCGCTGAAGCGCCTCGTCGGGCTGATTGAAGCCAACACCGGTGCCGATGTCGCGTGCGACGTCGTGCGGCCGGAACTCGTCATCCGCCAGTCCTCCGGGCAGGCGGCAACACCGGACCGAAGGGCGGCGGCCAACAGAGCGCCGACCGCCACGGGATCGTCTCAACTGGGGGAAGTCAGGGATGTCTAAGATGAACTCACGCTATCTGGGAGCGGCCTCCGCTCTCGCTATAGTTCTGTCGCTGGGAGCCGCAGGCGCGGCCTCGGCGCAGACCAGCACGGCCACCGTGCGCGGCGTCGTCACCGACGGCGGCACGGCCGAGGCCGGAGCCAGCATCGTCGCCACCGACGTGAACACCGGCTTCGTGTCGCGCGCCACGGCCAATGCCAACGGCAACTATGCCCTGCCGAACCTGCGGCCCGGCACCTATCGCCTGAACGTCTCGACCGCGGACGGCGACACCTATGAGCAGACCGTTGTCCTTCAGGTCGGCCAGCAGGCCTATCTGCCGCTGGAAGTCGGCGCCACCGTCTCGGCCGGCGATCCCAGTGCCACGGACGTCGAGGACCTGATCGTCGTCGGCAACCGCAATGCCATCGAGGTCCGCACCTCGGAGATCGCCACCAACGTCTCGGCGCTGCAGATCTCGACCCTGCCGCAGAGCAACCGCAACTTCCTGAACTTTGCGGCCCTGGCCCCCGGCATCCGACTGAACCCCGACGAGTTCCGCCGTGACTTCTCCTCGGGCGGCAACGCCGGTGGCGGCCTGAGCTCCAACCAGGTCAACGTCTTCATCGACGGCGTCAGCCTGAAATCCAACGTCAACCAGGGCGGCCTGATCGGTCAGGACGCCAGCCGCGGTAACCCGTTCAGCCAGCTGGCGGTGCAGGAATTCCGCGTCTCGACCTCGAACTTCAAGGCCGAGTACGAGCAGGCCGGTACGGCGATCATCACCGC
The genomic region above belongs to Brevundimonas vitisensis and contains:
- a CDS encoding GH1 family beta-glucosidase encodes the protein MTANYTFPEGFLWGAATAAYQIEGSSMADGAGESIWDRFSHTPGNMKDGDTGDVACDHYNRWREDIEIMKRLGLKAYRFSVSWSRVMPDGTGRLNEAGLQFYDNLIDGLIEAGIEPLCTLYHWDLPAALDDRGGWLNPDIADWFADYGQVLFERFKGRVKTWGTINEPWVIVDGGYLHGALAPGHRSAFEAMIAGHNVLRAHGAAVRRFREVGEGQIGIVLNIEPKYPASDKPEDEAARKRAEAQMNRWFLDPLMGRGYPEELKDVYGEAYREFPQKDFDLIATPTDWMGLNWYTRSVPENAPDAWPTRSRPVKQVQHAHTETGWEVYPPALTDTLVWLHEQTGGLPLMITENGSAWYDPPHAIDGRIHDPMRVQYLKTHLRAAHDAIGKGVDLRGYMAWSLLDNLEWSLGYSKRFGITHVNFATQERTIKDSGLLYADIIASNGAILSE
- the lspA gene encoding signal peptidase II — translated: MKPVANIPRIAWAAYGFALAIIVIDQLTKAWVLAGVDASVSQIPDGYLLHEVAPPLFNLTFVLNDGVSFGLFGGGSARWVLSVFSLIVAGVLAVWATRTDRRLLISAIGLVMGGALGNVIDRIRFGGVVDFLDFSGTGLFPWIFNVADSAITVGVVLLILDSLLSERAAKVGAAVEKS
- a CDS encoding M28 family peptidase, producing MSALAMAFLMSAPAWAQDEATIVHAEALRDRAMAGNQALAIVTDITTRFGPRPAGSEAEQAAAAWAADYMRANGFQNVRIETFPLIGWERGEQGGAITGPRPQPLVVAALGHSPATPAEGVEAQVVRFTSLEALQAAPETAVRGKIVFIDMGQMRPMQDGSGYGPQTRVRGGAPAVAAAKGAVAFIMRSAGTDEDRMPHTGTTRYVEGRPTLPSFALSAPDADQLSRLIVMGEPVTVRLFSSARTYETTSQNVMGDLPGRTRPNEIIVLGSHLDSWDLGTGAVDDAAGGAITLAAALTIQAGGRRPARTLRVILYGSEEVAQPTAATGDGGGVYVRNLGEAVADHVVAGESDFGADRVYALRLPPGAQGSAFQQAATRVLYPIGVLASNTPELSGGVDIGPLARAGVPVFTLAQDGTRYFDLHHTANDTLDKIDPDQLTQNVAAWAGLIWLIADSEVDFRAMRPAE
- the glmU gene encoding bifunctional UDP-N-acetylglucosamine diphosphorylase/glucosamine-1-phosphate N-acetyltransferase GlmU, with translation MTSHSAPRAAIILAAGQGTRMKSPLPKVLHPVGRRAMLDHAIDAAQALGCDPIIVVVGEHSPQVRAHVVARLGEAAIAVQDPPQGTGHAVRCAQAALAGFEGQVVVTYGDVPLLKAADIEPVFASADGVTVIGFEARDPGAYGRLVMEGDTLAAITEAKEASPEVLALTACNSGVMAAPAALLFDLLGEVRNDNAKGEYYLTDVVALARQRGAPTRAVFAAEDSVMGVNAQAELAQAEALFQSVQRDAFLAAGVTMSAPDTVHFAWDTQVGPGTVIEPYVVFGPGAVIAANARIRSFSHIEGATVASGAEVGPYARLRPGAALGEDVKVGNFVEVKNVAMAKGSKANHLAYLGDGTVGAAANIGAGTIFCNYDGVFKHRTTVEDGAFVGSNSALVAPVTIGAGAMVGSGSVITRDVPPGDLALARAPQTTKPGWATRFMATMRAKKAEKSR
- a CDS encoding FKBP-type peptidyl-prolyl cis-trans isomerase yields the protein MTRALTALAAAALTLFASAAAAQEARPHSTPAEWEAGQAAYLAWSGARRGWTTTDSGLQYRREGRANPSGRQPAATDTVKVHYQGTFIDGTEFDSSYGRGEPAEFPLNRVIKGWTEGVALMREGETFWFVIPADLAYGSRWVGGEIPPNSTLIFKVELLEVRPAR
- the gor gene encoding glutathione-disulfide reductase — encoded protein: MTTYDYDLFVIGAGSGGVRAARLTALDGKRVAIAEEHRVGGTCVIRGCVPKKFMVMASEVSHALHIAEGYGWSFDNARFDWPTFLQAKDVEIARLSGIYAANLGKAGVELIHGRAVLRDAHTIEILGKDQTITAERILIATGGRPWVPDNLPGIEHAITSEEAFHLPELPKRILIAGGGYIAVEFAGIFAGLGVETTLIYRGPNILRGFDDDVRAHLAGEIEKRGVKVILGCQHEKLEKTETGIVNHLENGMAIETDVVMFATGRVPHVKDLGLETAGVALNDKGAIQVDTYSRTTADNIWAIGDVTDRINLTPVAIREAVAFHQTVYRDTPTAFDYEAVASAVFSQPPVGVVGLTEAEARHTCAKGVDVYLTRFRPMKYAFTGSDERVLMKLVVDAETQRVVGVHIVGPESPEMIQLAAIAVKAGLTKAQWDATCAVHPTMAEELVTLKDKQTPASMSAG
- a CDS encoding LacI family DNA-binding transcriptional regulator, whose amino-acid sequence is MKAATIRDVALRATVSVASVSRVLNGAGPVAEPTRRRVLEAVEALQYVPHSGARSLSTSKTNTVGVILPDLFGEFFSELIRGLDVAAREHGYHLIVSSSHDDADEASAAIRSMRGRVDGLIVLSPHMDAANLAASLAGRLPVLLMNGGATDAGRPSIVVDNHGGAVTAVKHLLDTGRTRIAHIAGPAGNLEAESRLAGYGEAMARAGLETTVVEGDFTQASGHRAAARLIADGQSLDGLFAGNDMMAVGALLAFQEAGLRCPEDIAVVGFDDVPIAGLVRPSLTTMRIRIAETGRSALKRLVGLIEANTGADVACDVVRPELVIRQSSGQAATPDRRAAANRAPTATGSSQLGEVRDV
- a CDS encoding energy transducer TonB, coding for MRHIAMTVAALAALTACTTNPAIRSDVVVPSGFTQANGETFRWLATPGGRDLLDVYPPAAMQQELEGYAVLDCVFLDTGRIGDCQIIQESPVGSGFGAAALRLVDRYRYDPVLHADMIGARGRQTVRFVLG
- the rpiA gene encoding ribose-5-phosphate isomerase RpiA is translated as MSADDQKRRAGEAAALHVEPGMVVGLGTGSTAAWFVKALAARDLAGLRCVPTSEATADLARELGLTLSTLEDTPRIDLTVDGADEIGPGLALIKGGGAALLREKLVWEASSRCIVIADAAKVVPVLGAFPLPIEVVAFGHKTTGNRIADVLIDHDISQPARLRQAERGVVRTDGGNVIYDARCLAIHDPARLADDLKLITGVVEHGLFLDLADEAIVGTDDNGVERLLP
- a CDS encoding HAD-IA family hydrolase produces the protein MVTRDLEGWTIAFDLDGTLVESAPDLIGTLNRLLVLEGLPTRPVEAARHLVGHGAMALLKDGFREAGAEWDAARAPELLDAFIADYRLHLADHSHAFDGVAAALDALSARGAILCVATNKRTDLSVALIEALGLTRHFAAIVGPDAVSARKPDGAHIREAVTLAGGDPARAIMVGDSITDTAAALNAGVPCVMVSFGYTDRPAGELGGTCVIDAYGELAEAVTGITGRA
- a CDS encoding DUF3035 domain-containing protein codes for the protein MRIRSLATLSLLTLSSASLAACGGGFGQSIGLSKITPDEFLTVSTAPLSLPPEYGLRPPAPGQPRPQELAPESAARQILLGQRQAVTRTPGEQALVAQAGAERADPLARYVIDDEFGDLAHKDENWADRVMFWRRDDSASQAATTTPGAQGAVTIDATTEAERLRALTGAETAIVIAPRRSGGIKLPGL